The proteins below are encoded in one region of Xenopus laevis strain J_2021 chromosome 8L, Xenopus_laevis_v10.1, whole genome shotgun sequence:
- the LOC108699370 gene encoding uncharacterized protein LOC108699370 isoform X2, translating to MPQSFPDNMFWLISYFFLTLSFTAAANQNVPLQVIGFEKHSAFLKNRIDMTVPMDEILWLFKTKEKQVRLADFSKPYFEIRFPQFNNRLEPLDDGTIRINDLRMEDSGIYTAAITFINHETKRLTFNLTVYANQDAPLQVNGLQKHSVYLKNRIDMTVPMDEIQWLFKTKEKEVRLADFKKTYFETRFPQFNKRLEPLDDGTIRINDLRMEDSGIYTAAITFIDHETKRLTFNLTVYEPVPTPNIWIEKKKRTTQWCNFTIRCSVQNNDSALTFTWINKHNQTEYETFINGTIFVASVESPTLDKEFHCLLGNPVDQKNASIHVLEICPTPVNSQRMYLLFIPAFIILILLLVWLAVARKKRKKNCNRKSADKTAGERRVNHEPSLGFDNSNPNITEHMPDNNSEETQYILVGASPRMSSVNPEVQSRSLCDPKLNTLYSDLRNPVCN from the exons ATGCCTCAGTCTTTCCCAGATAACATGTTCTGGCTCATCAGCTATTTCTTTCTTACTCTCTCATTTACAGCCGCAG CAAACCAAAATGTCCCGCTCCAGGTGATTGGATTTGAAAAACATTCAGCCTTTTTAAAAAATCGTATAGATATGACTGTTCCTATGGATGAGATACTGTGGCTGTTTAAAACCAAAGAAAAGCAAGTCAGATTGGCGGATTTTAGTAAACCGTACTTTGAAATCAGGTTTCCCCAGTTTAACAACCGACTGGAACCATTAGATGATGGAACAATACGAATCAATGACCTGAGGATGGAAGACAGTGGCATCTACACAGCAGCCATTACTTTTATTAACCATGAAACAAAGAGACTCACATTTAATCTCACTGTGTACG CAAACCAAGATGCTCCGCTCCAGGTGAACGGACTACAAAAACATTCAGTCTATTTAAAAAATCGTATAGATATGACTGTTCCTATGGATGAGATACAGTGGCTGTTTAAAACCAAAGAAAAGGAAGTCAGATTGGCGGATTTTAAGAAAACGTACTTTGAAACCAGGTTTCCTCAATTCAACAAGCGACTGGAACCATTAGATGATGGAACAATACGAATCAATGACCTGAGGATGGAAGACAGTGGCATCTACACAGCAGCCATTACTTTTATTGACCATGAAACAAAGAGACTCACATTTAATCTCACTGTCTATG AGCCTGTCCCTACCCCAAACATATGGatagaaaagaagaagaggacCACCCAGTGGTGCAATTTTACCATTCGCTGTTCTGTCCAAAATAACGATTCAGCTCTGACATTCACCTGGATAAACAAACACAATCAAACTGAATATGAAACCTTCATCAATGGGACAATTTTTGTGGCATCAGTGGAATCCCCAACATTGGACAAAGAATTTCACTGTTTGCTGGGGAACCCGGTGGATCAAAAAAACGCCTCTATTCATGTTCTGGAAATCTGCCCTACTCCAG TAAACTCTCAAAGAATGTATTTACTATTCATCCCAGCCTTTATCATTCTAATCTTGTTGCTCGTATGGTTGGCAGTAGCAcgaaagaagaggaaaaaaa ACTGCAACAGAAAATCAGCAGACAAAACTGCAGGTGAAAGGAGGGTAAATCATGAACCTTCATTGGGCTTTGATAATA GTAATCCCAATATAACTGAACATATGCCTGACAACAATTCTGAAGAAACTCAGTATATCCTAGTTGGAGCCTCTCCACGAATG AGCTCCGTGAACCCAGAAGTGCAAAGTCGGTCTCTTTGTGACCCAAAGTTGAACACATTATACAGTGATCTAAGAAATCCAGTGTGTAATTAG
- the LOC108699370 gene encoding SLAM family member 5 isoform X1, producing the protein MPQSFPDNMFWLISYFFLTLSFTAAANQNVPLQVIGFEKHSAFLKNRIDMTVPMDEILWLFKTKEKQVRLADFSKPYFEIRFPQFNNRLEPLDDGTIRINDLRMEDSGIYTAAITFINHETKRLTFNLTVYANQDAPLQVNGLQKHSVYLKNRIDMTVPMDEIQWLFKTKEKEVRLADFKKTYFETRFPQFNKRLEPLDDGTIRINDLRMEDSGIYTAAITFIDHETKRLTFNLTVYEPVPTPNIWIEKKKRTTQWCNFTIRCSVQNNDSALTFTWINKHNQTEYETFINGTIFVASVESPTLDKEFHCLLGNPVDQKNASIHVLEICPTPVNSQRMYLLFIPAFIILILLLVWLAVARKKRKKSMFFDCNRKSADKTAGERRVNHEPSLGFDNSNPNITEHMPDNNSEETQYILVGASPRMSSVNPEVQSRSLCDPKLNTLYSDLRNPVCN; encoded by the exons ATGCCTCAGTCTTTCCCAGATAACATGTTCTGGCTCATCAGCTATTTCTTTCTTACTCTCTCATTTACAGCCGCAG CAAACCAAAATGTCCCGCTCCAGGTGATTGGATTTGAAAAACATTCAGCCTTTTTAAAAAATCGTATAGATATGACTGTTCCTATGGATGAGATACTGTGGCTGTTTAAAACCAAAGAAAAGCAAGTCAGATTGGCGGATTTTAGTAAACCGTACTTTGAAATCAGGTTTCCCCAGTTTAACAACCGACTGGAACCATTAGATGATGGAACAATACGAATCAATGACCTGAGGATGGAAGACAGTGGCATCTACACAGCAGCCATTACTTTTATTAACCATGAAACAAAGAGACTCACATTTAATCTCACTGTGTACG CAAACCAAGATGCTCCGCTCCAGGTGAACGGACTACAAAAACATTCAGTCTATTTAAAAAATCGTATAGATATGACTGTTCCTATGGATGAGATACAGTGGCTGTTTAAAACCAAAGAAAAGGAAGTCAGATTGGCGGATTTTAAGAAAACGTACTTTGAAACCAGGTTTCCTCAATTCAACAAGCGACTGGAACCATTAGATGATGGAACAATACGAATCAATGACCTGAGGATGGAAGACAGTGGCATCTACACAGCAGCCATTACTTTTATTGACCATGAAACAAAGAGACTCACATTTAATCTCACTGTCTATG AGCCTGTCCCTACCCCAAACATATGGatagaaaagaagaagaggacCACCCAGTGGTGCAATTTTACCATTCGCTGTTCTGTCCAAAATAACGATTCAGCTCTGACATTCACCTGGATAAACAAACACAATCAAACTGAATATGAAACCTTCATCAATGGGACAATTTTTGTGGCATCAGTGGAATCCCCAACATTGGACAAAGAATTTCACTGTTTGCTGGGGAACCCGGTGGATCAAAAAAACGCCTCTATTCATGTTCTGGAAATCTGCCCTACTCCAG TAAACTCTCAAAGAATGTATTTACTATTCATCCCAGCCTTTATCATTCTAATCTTGTTGCTCGTATGGTTGGCAGTAGCAcgaaagaagaggaaaaaaagtatgttttttg ACTGCAACAGAAAATCAGCAGACAAAACTGCAGGTGAAAGGAGGGTAAATCATGAACCTTCATTGGGCTTTGATAATA GTAATCCCAATATAACTGAACATATGCCTGACAACAATTCTGAAGAAACTCAGTATATCCTAGTTGGAGCCTCTCCACGAATG AGCTCCGTGAACCCAGAAGTGCAAAGTCGGTCTCTTTGTGACCCAAAGTTGAACACATTATACAGTGATCTAAGAAATCCAGTGTGTAATTAG
- the LOC108699370 gene encoding uncharacterized protein LOC108699370 isoform X3 produces the protein MPQSFPDNMFWLISYFFLTLSFTAAANQNVPLQVIGFEKHSAFLKNRIDMTVPMDEILWLFKTKEKQVRLADFSKPYFEIRFPQFNNRLEPLDDGTIRINDLRMEDSGIYTAAITFINHETKRLTFNLTVYANQDAPLQVNGLQKHSVYLKNRIDMTVPMDEIQWLFKTKEKEVRLADFKKTYFETRFPQFNKRLEPLDDGTIRINDLRMEDSGIYTAAITFIDHETKRLTFNLTVYVNSQRMYLLFIPAFIILILLLVWLAVARKKRKKSMFFDCNRKSADKTAGERRVNHEPSLGFDNSNPNITEHMPDNNSEETQYILVGASPRMSSVNPEVQSRSLCDPKLNTLYSDLRNPVCN, from the exons ATGCCTCAGTCTTTCCCAGATAACATGTTCTGGCTCATCAGCTATTTCTTTCTTACTCTCTCATTTACAGCCGCAG CAAACCAAAATGTCCCGCTCCAGGTGATTGGATTTGAAAAACATTCAGCCTTTTTAAAAAATCGTATAGATATGACTGTTCCTATGGATGAGATACTGTGGCTGTTTAAAACCAAAGAAAAGCAAGTCAGATTGGCGGATTTTAGTAAACCGTACTTTGAAATCAGGTTTCCCCAGTTTAACAACCGACTGGAACCATTAGATGATGGAACAATACGAATCAATGACCTGAGGATGGAAGACAGTGGCATCTACACAGCAGCCATTACTTTTATTAACCATGAAACAAAGAGACTCACATTTAATCTCACTGTGTACG CAAACCAAGATGCTCCGCTCCAGGTGAACGGACTACAAAAACATTCAGTCTATTTAAAAAATCGTATAGATATGACTGTTCCTATGGATGAGATACAGTGGCTGTTTAAAACCAAAGAAAAGGAAGTCAGATTGGCGGATTTTAAGAAAACGTACTTTGAAACCAGGTTTCCTCAATTCAACAAGCGACTGGAACCATTAGATGATGGAACAATACGAATCAATGACCTGAGGATGGAAGACAGTGGCATCTACACAGCAGCCATTACTTTTATTGACCATGAAACAAAGAGACTCACATTTAATCTCACTGTCTATG TAAACTCTCAAAGAATGTATTTACTATTCATCCCAGCCTTTATCATTCTAATCTTGTTGCTCGTATGGTTGGCAGTAGCAcgaaagaagaggaaaaaaagtatgttttttg ACTGCAACAGAAAATCAGCAGACAAAACTGCAGGTGAAAGGAGGGTAAATCATGAACCTTCATTGGGCTTTGATAATA GTAATCCCAATATAACTGAACATATGCCTGACAACAATTCTGAAGAAACTCAGTATATCCTAGTTGGAGCCTCTCCACGAATG AGCTCCGTGAACCCAGAAGTGCAAAGTCGGTCTCTTTGTGACCCAAAGTTGAACACATTATACAGTGATCTAAGAAATCCAGTGTGTAATTAG